A window from Bufo bufo chromosome 1, aBufBuf1.1, whole genome shotgun sequence encodes these proteins:
- the LOC120986316 gene encoding olfactory receptor 5I1-like — MYFFIGNLSFMDLVYSSNIVPKILVGLIFDQRSISYLGCATQLFLYCALGSTECILFAVMAYDRYMAICKPLNYNLIMQKKTCLGLVLVAYIPGFLHSLLEICSIFSLSFCESNVLQHFVCDIPPLLRISCSDTTINEMIIFVCSFFIIIPCIIAILFSYGSISVIILKIIAAGGRQKAFSTCTSHITAVTLFYSTLLSVYLSPKSLSSGDNLHIATIFYTVVLPMLNPLIYSLRNTDIKFALISTVRVKCTL, encoded by the coding sequence ATGTACTTTTTTATAGGTAACTTGTCTTTTATGGATCTTGTGTACTCCTCTAATATTGTTCCAAAAATCCTGGTTGGCCTTATATTTGATCAAAGATCAATTTCCTATCTTGGCTGTGCCACACAGCTTTTCCTTTACTGCGCTCTCGGCAGTACTGAATGCATCCTTTTTGCCGTTATGGCTTATGATCGTTATATGGCAATTTGTAAGCCATTAAATTACAACTTGATAATGCAGAAGAAAACATGCCTGGGACTTGTTCTTGTAGCTTATATCCCAGGTTTTCTTCATTCTTTATTAGAAATTTGTTCAATCTTCAGTCTTTCCTTCTGTGAATCTAATGTCCTCCAACATTTTGTCTGTGATATTCCTCCATTATTAAGAATCTCATGTTCAGACACTACAATTAATGAGATGATTATATttgtttgttcattttttattattatacctTGCATTATAGCCATTCTGTTCTCATATGGCTCTATTTCTGTCATCATTCTAAAAATTATAGCTGCAGGAGGAAGACAGAAAGCTTTTTCTACATGTACCTCTCATATCACAGCAGTAACATTATTTTATAGCACTCTGCTCTCTGTGTATCTCAGTCCTAAATCTCTGTCTTCTGGAGACAACCTGCATATAGCCACCATCTTTTATACTGTGGTATTACCCATGTTAAACCCACTGATTTATAGTTTGAGAAATACAGACATAAAATTTGCCCTAATATCAACTGTTAGAGTGAAATGTACATTGTAG